A genomic region of Melanotaenia boesemani isolate fMelBoe1 chromosome 13, fMelBoe1.pri, whole genome shotgun sequence contains the following coding sequences:
- the LOC121652097 gene encoding E3 SUMO-protein ligase ZBED1-like, with translation MAESQPEPLAEKKGRTTSVIWRHFGFKLSDVEQKEITCKICRAVVSAPQSNTTNLFNHLKFSHKVVYEKVLKEQKTPQSASTSATRTQSSIENTLYNATPYPTGSRRHQEITEAVTFMLAKDMCPISTVSNPGFKTLVKTLDKRYVLPSRKHFSRVALPALYDKCRAEVEKDVSTAEYFATTTDLWSSRSMEPYISLTVHYIDADFAMKTKCLQTAFFPDDHTGINIADGLKQAMAAWNLEEDKLVCITTDNASNVKLAAELNGWIRLQCFGHRLHLAIENAMKDSRIERAMGVCKKVVSTFSYSWKKKKELIQAQRELKLPEHSLKTECPTRWGSRQAMINRVLEQQKAIAQVLSSDRKTRHLTPRWQDIEVLEAVNNSLSPLVEFTDALSGEQYVSVSLVKPTLHLFHTSILAVKENDTDLSKCIKQKIMGYLKEKYDDSKTQELLDMASAVDPRFKLKYVAEESREAIEARLTSEMKTVMERTPTEPMMTPAADTDAATGGAQKKKRGLGSFFKTTEDTVPGPSPHQPDQAIVLELQAYLQARPLDAEADPLEWWKSSQPYYPRLSKLARKYLCIPATSAASERVFSTGGNVVTCLRSSLKPDQVNRLVFLAKNLSL, from the exons ATGGCAGAAAGCCAGCCAGAACCCTTAGCAGAAAAGAAAGGTAGGACAACTTCTGTCATTTGGAGACATTTTGGCTTCAAATTGTCAGACGTGGAGCAGAAGGAGATTACTTGCAAAATTTGTCGCGCCGTCGTGTCTGCACCCCAAAGCAACACGACAAACTTATTCAACCATTTAAAGTTCAGCCATAAAGTGGTCTACGAAAAAGTCCTGAAGGAACAAAAGACCCCACAAAGCGCGTCAACTTCAGCCACCAGAACACAGTCTTCCATTGAGAACACGCTTTACAATGCCACTCCATATCCCACCGGATCCCGGCGACATCAAGAGATAACGGAGGCTGTGACATTTATGCTAGCTAAAGACATGTGCCCCATCAGTACAGTTAGCAACCCAGGCTTTAAGACACTGGTTAAGACTTTGGACAAGCGTTACGTGTTGCCATCACGTAAACACTTCAGCAGAGTTGCATTGCCTGCTTTGTACGATAAATGTCGCGCTGAAGTGGAAAAAGATGTCTCCACTGCCGAGTATTTTGCCACCACAACGGATTTGTGGTCAAGCCGCTCTATGGAGCCGTACATTTCCCTCACCGTGCATTACATTGATGCAGATTTTGCCATGAAgacaaaatgtctccagacagCATTTTTCCCTGATGACCATACAGGGATTAATATTGCTGATGGTTTGAAGCAAGCTATGGCGGCATGGAATTTGGAGGAGGATAAGCTTGTGTGCATTACAACTGACAATGCCTCAAACGTCAAGCTGGCAGCTGAACTCAATGGATGGATAAGGCTGCAGTGCTTCGGGCACAGACTTCACTTGGCCATAG AGAATGCAATGAAGGACAGCAGGATTGAACGTGCGATGGGGGTCTGTAAAAAAGTGGTCAGCACCTTCTCctacagctggaaaaaaaagaaggagctAATACAGGCCCAGAGGGAACTGAAGCTGCCTGAGCACTCCTTGAAGACAGAGTGTCCCACCAGATGGGGATCCCGACAAGCCATGATCAACAGGGTCCTTGAGCAGCAGAAGGCAATCGCCCAGGTCCTCTCCAGTGACCGCAAAACCAGACATCTGACCCCAAGATGGCAGGACATTGAGGTACTAGAGGCTGTCAACAACTCACTAAGCCCTCTAGTTGAGTTTACGGATGCGCTCTCTGGGGAACAGTATGTGAGTGTATCACTTGTAAAGCCAACTCTCCACCTCTTCCACACATCCATACTAGCAGTCAAAGAGAATGACACAGACCTCTCCAAGTGCATTAAGCAGAAGATCATGGGTTACCTCAAAGAGAAATATGATGACTCGAAAACACAAGAGCTCCTCGACATGGCGTCTGCAGTGGACCCAAGGTTTAAGCTGAAATATGTGGCTGAAGAGAGTCGTGAAGCAATTGAAGCCAGACTGACATCTGAAATGAAGACTGTCATg GAGAGGACCCCTACTGAGCCAATGATGACACCAGCTGCTGACACTGATGCTGCAACCGGGGgagcacagaagaagaagaggggcTTGGGCAGCTTCTTCAAAACCACAGAAGACACGGTTCCAGGACCATCTCCTCATCAACCAGACCAGGCCATAGTTTTGGAGCTTCAGGCCTACCTCCAGGCAAGGCCCCTTGATGCTGAGGCTGACCCACTTGAGTGGTGGAAATCATCACAGCCATACTACCCACGGCTCTCCAAACTGGCTAGGAAATACCTGTGCATCCCTGCCACAAGTGCTGCATCAGAACGGGTTTTTAGCACAGGTGGAAATGTTGTCACCTGCCTACGTTCATCACTGAAGCCAGACCAAGTGAACAGACTGGTGTTCCTAGCCAAAAACCTCAGTTTGTAG